The Gopherus flavomarginatus isolate rGopFla2 chromosome 18, rGopFla2.mat.asm, whole genome shotgun sequence genome segment ATAAAGGGTTCGGTCTCTGGGATTTCACCAGCAGCAGATTCCCTGAATGCCCcgttcctgcccccccagccgtGCCCCCTAACCGCCCTCTGCTTTGCATTGCAGGTTGTAGTGCTGGCGCCCCTCGGCTCCTCACTGGCCCGGCGCTGCCCGTTTGTACCAACGATCTTATTAAAGCCCTGGGCACCTCCCGtcacaccggctcctcattgccTGCCCGGGCCCCTGGCACTCCCACATCCTGCCCCGAATCCCCTGCTGGGCACCTGCTGAGGGCGTGAGGCTGGGGTCTTGGCGTTAATAGTGGGGGGCGGATGTGGGGCAGCGGCTCCCTGCGGGGAGCTAGGGGCAGGCTGCCCGGTTTCCGCGTGGCTGTGATCCAGGGCTAGACGGCGGCTGCCTGCTGGCACCACGGGGCTGGCATTGGCAGGGCGCCAGTGCTGTGATCAGACGCGCCTGGTTTAGCAACATCTGGCTTCTATTCAGGAcagtctctcccccccaccccccaagctgtTGTGGGGGGGCCGCTTGGCTCACAGCTCCCACCACGGCATCTGCCCGGCACACGGGAGCCAGGCGCTGGTCAGGGCTCTGCCTGttagctcctctctgcccctcccgaGAGCTCGAGCCGGGCCTGGTCCCAACCAGCAccgtgggggagggagtgggggctgggagccaggactcctgggttctctccctggctctgctgctgagtggaccagccccagagctgttgggagaacccaggagtcctggcccccatcctgccacaccccctgtctgAAAGCACAGAGACCCCTCGGCGTCTCCCCCGGGCTCCTGCtgaggtcaggagtgggggggagACAGATGCTGGCAGATGTGGGTTTCTGGCCGGATCCTCCTTGCGACACATTGCTGCCTCGCCTTCCCCTGGGGGACCATGGCCCTGCAGGAGCTGCTTCACGGGGCTGCCGCTGAACTGCTGGGAGCCTCGTTTGTTACAGAAGACCCTACGATAACAGACCACTGTtgcctggctgtgggaggggagtgaggtctagtggctggagcagggggggctgggagcaaggaCTGCTGGGGTCTATACTTGTCACATGTGACCAcatcccctctttctgcctcaatTTCCGTCATCATGCTAGTCTGCTTCGTGGAGCCAGGGCCCTCCCCTGGCCCGGGGATGGGGGCTGAAGATTTctagctgggggggggcgggtctACTGCTGCCCCCCTCCACCAGCGAGGGAATCTGCCTggccagctctgctcccctgccGGTGCCCAcaggggctggctctgggggctGTGCTGACTCGCCATCCCGGCTCCCATGCATAATTCAGGCCACCTAATGCAGTTCCGCTGTCCTGGGCCGCGACCTCGTCCCAGCTGCCACTGGAATAGACCCAGCCCAGCCCGGCTTGGCTGAGCGGGCCTGGCAACCTTGTGCCTACCAAGGGGGGCCGAGCCCAGCTCCCTGGGCCAGCGCTGGGCAGGGACCCCTGGGGACCGAGCCCCATGCACTGGGGGTGCTCTCCTGACGCACAGCGCCGACCCCCGGGACAGAGCTAGGCCAGGCTGCCTTGCCCACCCCAGCCTCTGGCTTTGCACCCAGGCGGCCCGGGGGTCTtgtccctgggctggggggcttaggaggGACGGGGGTCTTGCACCCGGGAGGAGATGGGATGCTCAGATGCCGGAGTGGGGCCCCTGTGTCCTGGCCAAGTGCACAGATCAGAAAAGAGGTGATGGGAAttgagcccaggagtcctggctcccagccccctgctctaaccactagaccccactccctgagccggggagagaacccaggagtcctggctcccagccccccctgctctaaccaccaggcccccacacccctctcagagccagggagagaactcaggagtcctggctcccagcccccccgcctggtgccctgctctccccacacTCTGGTGGTTATTAATAGAGATGTGACTGAGAACGAGGTGTCACCTCGTTGGTGCTAACGAACaagggggggtggggtgctgttGCCATGGTGCCAGGTCCCTGCTCACCTGGTGCTGTCgtgttccccctccccatcccagcacAAGGGGCAAGGTGGGATCTCAAGGGGGGGCAGGTGCTGGGATCACCCATCTGGCTGGGTACACCTACCCCCCCCATCTGGGCCTGGGACAGGGCTCGGACCTggtctgtcccccccccccggtctcctgccctcatgggactgatacccactgcccctccctgcatcgctcctcccacccccaggggtCATGTCTCCCCCCAGGGGGGGCCAGGGGCTGGccatggggaggggctgtggttggggCGTGATGGACCCCGGCCCCGGTGGTCAGAGCTGGGTGTACGGGCGAGAGACCCCCCCCCATAACAGCTGCATCCGCCCCCCTCCTGGTGCTGCCCAATGCTGAGACAACACCCAGCGGGCACAGCTGCAGCTCACGCATAACCCGACAATCACACCCCAGCgggcacagccccagcacacacaaCCCAACAACCACACCCCAGCaggcacagccccagcacacacaaCCTGACGACAACACCCCTGCgggcacagccccagcacacacaaCCCGACAACCACACCCCAGCGGGCACAGCTGCGGCGCGCGCAACCCGACAACCACACCCCACTGGGCACAGCTGCGGCGCGCGCAACCCGACAACCACACCCCAGCggccacagccccagcacacacaaCCCGACAACCACACCCCAGCGGGCACAGCTGCGGCGCGTGCAACCCGAAAAACCACATCCCAGCgggcacagccccagcacacacaaCCCGAGAACCACACCCCAGCgggcacagccccagcacacacaaCCCGACAACCACACCCCAGCAGGCACAGCCTCAGCACACACAACCTGACGACAACACCCCTGCGGGCACCGCCCCAGCACACGCAACCCGACAACCACACCCCAGCaggcacagccccagcacacacaaCCTGACGACAACACCCCTGCgggcacagccccagcacacgcAACCCGAcaaccacagccccagcacacacaaCCCGACAACCACACCCCAGCGGGCACAGCTGCGGCGCGCGCAACCCGACAACCACACCCCACTGGGCACAGCTGCGGCGCGCGCAACCCGACAACCACACCCCAGCggccacagccccagcacacacaaCCCGACAACCACACCCCAGCGGGCACAGCTGCGGCGCGTGCAACCCGAAAAACCACATCCCAGCgggcacagccccagcacacacaaCCCGAGAACCACACCCCAGCgggcacagccccagcacacacaaCCTGACAACAACACCCCAGCGGGCACAGCTGCGGCATGCGCACAACCCGACAACCACACCCCAGCGGGCACAGCCATGGTGGGCACAGCCTGACAACACCCCAGCAGGCACAGCCCCGGCACACACAACCCGACAACCACACCCCAGCGGGCACAGCCACGGTGTgggcacagccccagcacacacaaCCCGACAACCACACCCCAGCgggcacagccccagcacacacaaCCCGACAACCACACCCCAGCgggcacagccccagcacacacaaCCTGACAACCACACCCCAGCGGGCACAGCCACGGTGTGGGCACAGCCTGATGACGACACCCCAGCGGGCACAGCCATGGCACATACAAACAACCTAGGGTGACATTCCTGCGGGCGCAGGGCTCAGCGTGGGGCTGTCGGGGTGGCTGGGGGTCAGTGCTGGGGTCACACAGGGTTGTTCCCCTTTGTGATCTCTCCTCCCCAGGTGCagcatccccccgcccccccccggctgaGCGCtgggatggtgggggagggggtttgttTTGTTCAACAGCCCAGAGCTTCAGGGCAGCGAGGGGCTTAAGAGGTGAAagtgccatgggggggggggtcagcttaCAGGGAGGGTTACTAAAgggggcacagagctggggggggctgggagccaggatacctgggttctgtccccagctggggggggggctggggactaGGACACTCGGGTTCTAGCCCTggccctgctgggtgaccttggccatGCCTTGCCCCCTCTccgtggctcagtttcccctctgtaaatgGGGATGATATTAacgtggagggggaggggtgcagccCTCATGGTGCTTTGAGatcggtgctggggaagggccgGACCATTATCTACAGGGGCTGGTTCCCCCCCCCAATAAATGCAAagtgcccagggctggggagggcggATGTGGCCAGATGGTCCTGGCCCAGAGCAGCTTAAGGGCTGCAAATCCCCCCGGGGGGGAGACGTGCGATGCTGCCCTGCAGGCAGGTTCCTGGGACTGGCAGCGGGCGCTGAGCCAGAACCAGCCCCTGGCACCTCCCCCCGCCAGGCAGGGCCGCCgggttgttggggggggggggtaggggctGAGATTTCTCCCTTTGCAGGCCCAGCCACAAGCCCCCCTGCCTctagcgggggcagggctggcagcatTTCACCCCGTTTCTCTGTCTGCCCCCCTCCCTGGGGTCGCCTTGCCTCACCCATGTGAGCCGGGCAGGCCGGACTGCTAGGGAGAGCCCCCCGAGTCCCCCctcgctccccgcagcccagccccaTCTACCACCCAGCTTAGTTTTTAATTCTTAAAAATTGCATCTGGTCATCGATTCTTTTTATTGTCAGCCCAAGGGCTGAGAAAAGCAGGGAGCCATGATCTCCCCCCGCCCGCAGAAACACCCCCTACCCCCCAAATATTCCCCACCCCTGGCTGATCCCAGGGCTGGAAAAGGCTGATTCGGGGGGGAGTTCCAGGAACCCTCCCCCCTGCTTGCACCATGGTGGAAGACTCCAAGAAACAATAAATACCGTTTTTTAAACGAGCTGGAGCcgggagcccccccaacaccccAGCTGGATCCTTGGGGGTCGTGTCTCCCATTCAGCCCTTGGCGCACACCAgccgagcccccccccccccatcaggaGGGGCGCCTCGAGAAGCACCCACTGGCATTTGCCTTGTCACGCGGGAGGCCCGGCCGCCCCAGGCTCACACGTAGGCGGACTCGCTGGACTGGGTCCGCCCCAGCGGTGGCACCTAGGCCGGGGCCGAGAGGTCCTTCTTGCGCACCTCGCAGACGGATTTGCGCCGGGCCTGCACGCCCCGGATGGCCGTCTTGATCTTGCGCCAGCCCAGATGGTTGAGCTCGGCCAGGTTGAGCAGGACGCAGATCCCGCTGACGGCGAACATGAAGACCAGGAAGACGGTCTTCTCGGTGGGCCGGGAGACGTAGCACTCCACCTCCCTGACGCAGGGGTAGCGGTCGCACTCGAAGATGCCCGGCACGTTGAAGCCGTACAGGAAGTACTGGCCTGCCAGGAAGCCGATCTCCAGCGCGTTGCGGAAGACCACCTGGATGATGTAGAAGCGGGAGATGCCCTCCTGCCGCTTCACCTTGGCGCTCTTGGGCGGGCgccggggggtgctgggcagctcCTTGACCTCCAGGCAGTCGGGTTCCTCCTTGGCCGAGCCCTCGGGGTTGTGCACCAGGATCCCGTTGAGGCTCCGTGCCTTGCGGGCGTCCTTCTCCAGCAGCGGGTAGAGGAAGGAGTAGCGCCGGTCCCGCTGCTTGGCCGACTGGTGCACGGAGTAGGTGATGAAGCAGAGGCTGGGCGTGCACACCAGGATGATCTGGAAGACCCAGTAGCGGATGTGGGAGATGGGGAAGGCCTTGTCGTAGCAGGCCTGGTTGCAGCCCGGCTGCAGCGTGTTGCACATGAACATGGTCTGCTCATCCTCGTACACCGTCTCGCCCACGATGGCCACGATCAGGATCCGGAAGATGACGACCACCGTCAGCAGGATCctgcgggggggaggagaggggagggaccCAGCTGGGCGTGGCGAGGGGCGCAGGCCCCGCTGCGCTGGGAGCTCCGGGTGGCGGGGAGCTTGTGGCAGgcgcaggacgcctgggttctctccccagtgctgggaggggagtggggtctggtggttagagtgcgggggggactcctgggttctctccctatcTCCAAAAGGGACTGGTGGCAAGTGGTTAGAGAAGGTGGGATCTGGGCTCCAGGATTCCTGAGTCCTGTTTGTAGCTCCGTCATTCACTCACTTTAAAATCTCTGGCCAAAGTCCTTTCTCAACCCTGCctcccccatgcctcagtttccccttgtgtATAATATGGCACCTGATGCTTACTCATCTCCCATCCAGCCCATGAAATTCCCTCAATATTTACACCTCTGGCCCCAGAGGTGCGacacagagcggggggggggggggggttgtgtctCTATTATGCCTGGGGATAAACAGCTGGAGGGGACCGTCTGGGGCACTGGAAAGTTTAGCAGCGCTGGGTGATTCGAGCCAGCAGCCCAGCTGTGCTAACGGGG includes the following:
- the LOC127037109 gene encoding chorion class high-cysteine HCB protein 13-like is translated as MAVPAGVSSSGCAHTVAVPAGVWLSGCVCWGCARWGVVVGLCVLGLCPLGCGCRVVCAGAVPTPWLCPLGCGCRVVCAGAVPAGVLSGCAHHGCARWGVVVGLCVLGLCPLGCGSRVVCAGAVPAGVWLSGCVCWGAVPAGVWLSGCVCWGCGRWGVVVGLRAPQLCPVGCGCRVARAAAVPAGVWLSGCVCWGCACWGVVVGLCVLGLCPLGCDCRVMRELQLCPLGVVSALGSTRRGADAAVMGGGLSPVHPALTTGAGVHHAPTTAPPHGQPLAPPGGRHDPWGWEERCREGQWVSVP
- the LOC127037122 gene encoding gap junction delta-2 protein-like → MGEWTILERLLEAAVQQHSTMIGRILLTVVVIFRILIVAIVGETVYEDEQTMFMCNTLQPGCNQACYDKAFPISHIRYWVFQIILVCTPSLCFITYSVHQSAKQRDRRYSFLYPLLEKDARKARSLNGILVHNPEGSAKEEPDCLEVKELPSTPRRPPKSAKVKRQEGISRFYIIQVVFRNALEIGFLAGQYFLYGFNVPGIFECDRYPCVREVECYVSRPTEKTVFLVFMFAVSGICVLLNLAELNHLGWRKIKTAIRGVQARRKSVCEVRKKDLSAPA